A region from the Sorex araneus isolate mSorAra2 chromosome 6, mSorAra2.pri, whole genome shotgun sequence genome encodes:
- the LOC101549784 gene encoding olfactory receptor 4P4-like — MESHRNVSEFILLGLSYGYKTQIFCFVFFLFCYVALLGGNLLIIISVQCSPLLNQPMYYFLVHLSSVDICYTSTVTPKLITDLLVERKTISYENCMLQVFTSHFLGGIEIFILTAMAFDRYVAICKPLHYMIIMSRTRCNALVLASWIGGAAHAIPLFTIAINLPFCGANEIDHFCCDVFPLLQVACTDHYISGILIVAFSGMVILGVFIALLISYGVILFTLRNQSAEGKQKALSTCGSHIAVVVLWFVPAIFIYLRPPTTFPGDAIFALFYTIIAPMFNPLIYSLRNREMKNTMRKVWCQTLLSKESLN; from the coding sequence ATGGAAAGTCATAGAAACGTCTCAGAATTCATTCTTCTAGGACTTTCTTACGGAtacaaaacacaaatattttgctttgtgttCTTCCTATTCTGCTATGTTGCTTTGCTGGGAGGAAACCTTCTGATCATTATCTCCGTCCAATGCAGCCCGCTTTTAAACCAACCCATGTACTATTTTCTTGTCCATTTATCCTCAGTAGACATCTGCTATACGTCCACTGTGACACCCAAATTAATTACTGATTTGCTCGTGGAAAGAAAGACCATTTCCTATGAGAACTGCATGTTACAGGTTTTTACCTCACACTTCTTAGGAGGTATTGAGATCTTCATTCTCACTGCCATGGCTTTCGATCGCTATGTTGCCATCTGCAAACCCCTCCACTACATGATTATCATGAGCAGGACCAGGTGCAATGCCCTAGTCTTGGCTTCCTGGATTGGTGGGGCCGCTCATGCCATTCCTCTTTTCACTATAGCAATCAATTTGCCCTTCTGTGGTGCTAATGAAATTGATCACTTTTGTTGTGATGTCTTCCCTTTACTTCAAGTTGCTTGTACAGATCACTACATCAGCGGTATCCTCATAGTTGCTTTTTCAGGTATGGTGATCTTAGGTGTCTTTATTGCCTTGCTGATTTCGTATGGGGTTATATTATTCACTTTAAGAAACCAGTCAGCTGAGGGAAAACAAAAAGCCCTCTCTACCTGTGGGTCTCACATAGCTGTAGTCGTTTTATGGTTTGTACCTGCCATTTTTATCTACCTTCGACCTCCAACTACTTTCCCAGGAGATGCGATTTTTGCACTCTTTTACACTATAATTGCTCCTATGTTCAATCCCTTAATCTACTCTCTGAGAAATCGAGAGATGAAAAACACAATGAGAAAAGTTTGGTGTCAAACATTACTTTCAAAAGAATCACTCAATTAA